One stretch of Saccharomonospora xinjiangensis XJ-54 DNA includes these proteins:
- a CDS encoding DUF4177 domain-containing protein gives MSATKWEYATVPLLIHATKQILDQWGEDGWELVTVLPNPSGEQHVAYLKRPKN, from the coding sequence ATGAGTGCCACGAAGTGGGAATACGCCACGGTGCCCCTGCTGATCCACGCCACCAAGCAGATCCTCGACCAGTGGGGAGAGGACGGCTGGGAGCTAGTCACGGTCCTGCCGAACCCGAGCGGCGAGCAGCACGTCGCCTACCTCAAGCGGCCGAAGAACTGA
- a CDS encoding RidA family protein, producing the protein MKWSARLDQLGIELPAVAAPVAAYVPAVRTGSHVYTSGQLPFVGGELAATGKVGAEVSPEEAKQHARTAALNGLAAVHALVGIDSVVRVVKVVGYVASSEGFGGQPAVINGASELLGEVFGEAGAHARAAVGVAELPLGAPVEVELIVEVE; encoded by the coding sequence ATGAAGTGGAGCGCGAGGCTCGACCAGCTCGGTATCGAACTGCCCGCCGTCGCGGCTCCGGTCGCGGCCTACGTCCCGGCCGTGCGCACGGGCTCGCACGTCTACACGTCGGGGCAGCTGCCGTTCGTCGGCGGTGAACTCGCGGCCACCGGCAAGGTCGGGGCCGAGGTCAGTCCCGAGGAGGCCAAGCAGCACGCGCGGACCGCGGCGCTGAACGGTCTCGCCGCCGTGCACGCCCTCGTCGGTATCGACTCGGTGGTGCGGGTGGTGAAGGTCGTCGGATACGTCGCGTCGAGCGAGGGCTTCGGCGGTCAGCCCGCTGTCATCAACGGTGCTTCCGAGCTGCTCGGCGAGGTGTTCGGCGAGGCGGGCGCGCACGCGCGAGCGGCCGTGGGGGTCGCCGAGCTTCCGCTGGGCGCGCCTGTCGAGGTCGAGCTCATCGTGGAGGTCGAGTGA
- a CDS encoding NUDIX hydrolase, which produces MTHSPNQAGERSFVVPASVVPPQPPDPPSKPVPAKDSATVALVRDADGSGVEVFLQRRVRTMAFASGMTVFPGGGVDARDADASVGWVGPPATLWARWFSCSEPLARALVCAVVREAFEESGVLLAGTASTVVSDTSVFADARRALISGELSLAKFLSDAGLMLRADLLRPWANWVTPEDEPRRYDARFFVAALPEGQTADGATTEAESTYWQRPADAIADAEAGRAALMPPTWHTLTEIGRFASVKDVLACERTIRRIMPRLVWNGDRVVVEL; this is translated from the coding sequence GTGACTCACTCTCCGAACCAGGCGGGTGAACGCTCGTTCGTGGTACCCGCGAGCGTCGTTCCCCCGCAGCCGCCGGACCCGCCGTCGAAGCCGGTTCCGGCGAAGGACTCCGCCACCGTCGCGCTGGTGCGTGATGCTGACGGCTCCGGGGTCGAGGTCTTCCTTCAGCGGCGGGTCAGGACGATGGCCTTCGCGTCGGGCATGACGGTCTTCCCCGGAGGCGGGGTTGACGCTCGGGACGCCGACGCCTCGGTCGGCTGGGTCGGCCCGCCCGCGACGCTCTGGGCTCGCTGGTTCTCCTGCTCGGAGCCGCTCGCGAGGGCACTGGTGTGCGCCGTCGTGCGGGAGGCGTTCGAGGAGTCCGGCGTCCTGTTGGCGGGTACGGCCTCGACCGTCGTGTCCGACACGAGCGTCTTCGCCGACGCGCGCCGCGCGCTGATCTCCGGGGAGCTGTCCCTCGCGAAGTTCCTCTCCGACGCGGGATTGATGCTCAGGGCCGACCTGCTGCGGCCGTGGGCGAACTGGGTCACTCCGGAGGACGAGCCCCGCAGGTACGACGCGCGTTTCTTCGTCGCGGCGCTTCCGGAGGGACAGACCGCGGATGGCGCGACGACCGAGGCCGAATCGACGTACTGGCAGCGGCCTGCCGACGCGATCGCCGACGCCGAAGCAGGTCGTGCGGCGTTGATGCCGCCGACGTGGCACACACTGACCGAGATCGGGCGGTTCGCGTCGGTAAAGGACGTTCTGGCGTGCGAGCGAACCATTCGCCGGATCATGCCAAGGCTGGTGTGGAACGGCGACCGCGTCGTGGTGGAGTTGTGA
- a CDS encoding MBL fold metallo-hydrolase: protein MNHPAYGVLRRVSPIATVLLENNPSTMTLDGTNTWILQAPGRSGRVVVDPGHALDDHVDVLAALGDVELVLLTHWHPDHSEAAPALAQRLDAPVRAFDPGLCHAADPIEDGETVRAAGLTLEVVHTPGHTDDSVVLRVDHDDVTHVITGDTVLGRGTTVLTHLGDYLASLRTLRGLPPGSLGLPGHGPELADLATTAAEYLHHREQRLDQVRQALRRLGDDATPQQVVEVVYADVDRALWAPATESVRAQLDYLRTHG from the coding sequence ATGAACCATCCCGCCTACGGTGTGCTGCGCCGTGTCTCACCGATCGCGACGGTGCTGCTGGAGAACAATCCCTCGACGATGACGCTCGACGGCACCAACACGTGGATTCTCCAGGCACCAGGCCGTTCGGGGCGGGTCGTGGTGGACCCGGGCCACGCGCTCGACGACCACGTGGATGTGCTGGCCGCGCTCGGTGATGTGGAACTGGTGCTGCTCACGCACTGGCACCCCGACCACTCCGAGGCCGCGCCGGCGCTCGCGCAGCGTCTCGACGCACCCGTGCGCGCGTTCGACCCCGGTCTCTGCCACGCGGCCGACCCCATCGAGGACGGGGAGACGGTGCGCGCGGCCGGGCTGACGCTGGAGGTCGTGCACACGCCGGGCCACACCGACGACTCGGTGGTACTCAGGGTCGATCACGACGACGTGACCCATGTCATCACCGGTGACACGGTGCTCGGGAGGGGCACCACCGTGCTCACCCACCTCGGCGACTACCTCGCCTCCCTGCGCACACTGCGCGGTTTGCCGCCCGGGTCGCTCGGTCTGCCTGGGCACGGGCCCGAACTGGCCGATCTCGCGACCACAGCGGCGGAGTACCTGCACCACAGGGAGCAGCGCCTCGACCAGGTGCGGCAGGCGCTGCGGCGGTTGGGTGACGACGCCACGCCACAGCAGGTTGTCGAGGTGGTCTACGCCGACGTCGATCGAGCGCTGTGGGCTCCCGCGACGGAGAGCGTGCGTGCGCAGCTCGACTACCTGCGCACGCACGGCTGA